In Luteimonas viscosa, the genomic window GCTCGGCCACCTCGCCCAGGCGCTGGACGTGGGCGAGTACCGCATCAGCCGCGCCATCCACGACGTGCTCGGGCACCGCAACGTCGCCCACTACGTCAACCGCTACCGGCTCGACCATGCCCGCGCGATGTTGGGTGATCCCGACTGCGATGGCTGGTCGACCCTGGTCGTGGGCCTGGAAAGCGGGTTCGGCTCGCTCGGCGCGTTCCACCGCGCGTTCAAGGCCGCGGAAGGCTGCACGCCAGGCGAATACCGCAGCGCACGGCCCGCTCCCGATGATGTCGCGGGCCGACAGCCCGCCTGAGGTCCGGCACGACACTGGCTCCCCGCTTTCGCGGGGACGACGGCGAGGGGCTGAGCCTTGCTCGAGTAAATATCCCGGCAAAGCCGGGGGCTTTAAAGGGGTGAGCCCCTCAAAGGAGCCAATCGAAGCATGCGTCGCTTGAAAACGGCATGCACTTCCCTTCTCCCTCCGGGAGAAGGTGCCCGAAGGGCGGATGAGGGCACGGCGAAGACCGGACAACTGAACCATCGTGGCTTCGCCGTACCCTCACCCCAACCCCTCTCCCAGTGGGAGAGGGGCTTCAAAGCCGACCGCCGGAAAGGTCGAACCATCGACGGCATGCACTTCCCTTCTCCCTCCGGGAGAAGGTGCCCGAAGGGCGGATGAGGGCACGGCGAAGACCGGACAACTGAACCATCGTGGCTTCGCCGTCCCCTCACCCCAACCCCTCTCCCAGTGGGAGAGGGGCTTCAAAGCCGACCGCCGGAAAGGTCGAACCATCGACAGTCCCCCGGCAAAGACCGGGGTTTCCCCCAACGAATGATTGCGAAACAGCGCGTTCGGGCGACCACACTTCGTCAAGGCCCCCGGCCTCGCCGGGAGATGCTCATTCCCGCCACCACGCCGTCGTCGGCTGCGGCGCGGCCAGGTCGACGCGTTCGCCCATGCGCGGCGTGGCCAGCGTGAGGCCCTGGTCGGCGGCGAGCCTGCTGACGCGTTCGAACGGGTCGTCCCAAGCGTGCATGGCCAGGTCGAAGGTGCCGTTGTGGATCGGCAGCAGCACGCGCCCGCGCAGGTCGGCATGCGCCTGCACGGTCTGTTCGGGCAGCATGTGCACGAAGGCCCACTTGCGGTCGTAGGCGCCGGTTTCCATCAGGGTCACGTCGAACGGGCCGAAGCGGCGGCCGATTTCGGCGAAGCCGTCGAAGTAGCCGGTGTCGCCGCTGAAGAACAGCCGCAGGCCGGCATCGCCTTCGCCGGTCGGCGGATCGAGCAGCACCCACGAGGTCCACAGCGTGCGGTCGCGATCGAACAGGCCGCGCCCGGAGAAATGCTGCGCCGGCGTCGAGACGATGCGCAGCCCGTCGAGTTCGGTCTCCTGCCACCAGTCGAACTGCCGCACCTTCGCCTCGGGCACGCCCCAGGCGACCAGGCGGTCGCCCACGCCCAGCGGCGCGAGGAACACCTCGGTCTTCGCGGCCAGCGCCACCACCGCATCGCGGTCGAGGTGGTCGTAGTGGTCGTGCGACAGCAGCACGCCGCGCAGCGGCGGCAGCTCGTCCAGCGCGATCGGCGGCGCGTGGAAGCGCTTCGGGCCCATCCATGCGAACGGCGAGGCGCGCTCGGCGAAGACCGGATCGGTGATCCAGAACCCGCCGCGCAGCTTGATCAGCAGGGTCGAATGCCCCAGCCGGAACAGGCTGCGATCCGGCGCCGCCTCCAGCGCCGCGCGGGTCAGCGGCAGCACCACCGGCGGCGTCGCCGGCACCGTGCTGGCAGGCTTGTTGAAGGTGAAGTCCCACAGCACCCGCGCCATGAAGGCCAGGCCATCGGGCGGGCGCGGCCTGGGGTTGCTGAAGCGGCCATCGGCGGCCTGCGGCGAGGCCGGATAGTCGGCCAGGGGCTGGTTGGTGCGGACGAACGACAGGCTGCAGGCACTCACGGCGAGGACTCCGAAGGCGAGGGTCAGGGCGATCAGGCGGCGCCCGCGGGTGCGGCGGCGCGTCGGGGAAGGGGCGGTCATGGCGGGATCCGGAAACTACACTGTGCAGTTTAATTACCAGATTCCGGAAAGTAAACTGCCCGGTGTAAACTTTGTCGTATGGCCTCCCGTCCCGCCCGCCCAGACGCCCCCACCCGCCTCACCGACCGCAAGCGCGCCGCGATCGTCGATGCCGCCGTGGCCGAGTTCCGCGCCGCCGGCTTCGAGGCCACCAGCATGGATCGCGTCGCCGCCCGCGCCGGCGTCTCCAAGCGCACGGTCTACAACCACTTCGCCAGCAAGGACGCGCTGTTCCTGCATATCGTCGACGCGATGATGGCCAGCGGCGGCGACGAGCAGGCCACGCCCTACCGCGCCGACGCCCCGCTGCGCGAACAACTGCTGGACCTGGTGGCTCGCAAGCTGCGCCTGCTGCACCAGCCCGACTTCGCCGACCTGGCCCGCGTGGCCATCGTCGCCGGCCTGCATTCTCCCGACCTCGCGCGCCAGCTGGTGGAACTGCTCGGCCAGCGCGAACACGCCATGACCGCCTGGGTGCGCGCCGCCGCCGCCGACGGCCGCCTGCGCACCGGCGATTCCGCCTTCGCCGCGATGCAGCTCGAATCGCTGGTCAAGGGCGTCGCGTTCTGGCCGCAGGTGGCGATGGGCCAGCCGCCGCTGACACAAGCGCAGCAGGCGGCCGTGGCCGAATCGGCGGTGGAGATGTTCCTGGCACGCTACGGCTGAAGCCGCGCCGCGCCGGCCCGCTCAGGCCTCCCGCGCCCGGGGTGAATCCGCATCCCGGTGCAGCCAGCGGTACAGGACCGGCAACACCAGCAGGGTGAGCAGGGTCGAGGAGAGGATGCCGCCGATCACGACGGTCGCCAGCGGCCGCTGCACCTCCGAACCGGCACCGACGTTGAACGCCATCGGTACGAATCCCAGCGACGCCACCAGCGCGGTCATCAGCACCGGCCGCAGCCGGGTCAGTGCGCCCTCCACCACCGCGATCTCCAGGCGATCGCCCTGCTCGCGCAGCCTGCGGATGAAGCTGATCATGACCAGCCCGTTGAGCACGGCCACGCCCGACAGGGCGATGAAGCCCACGCCCGCCGAGATCGACAGCGGAATGCCGCGCAGCGCGAGCGCCAGCACGCCTCCGGTCAACGCCAGCGGCACGCCGCTGAACACGATGGCCGCATCCCGGGCCGATCCGAAGACCATGAACAGCAGCCCGAAGATCAGCGCCAGCGTCACCGGCACCACCACCGCCAGGCGCCGGCTGGCCGAGATCAGCTGCTCGAAGGTGCCGCCGTACGCCACCCAGTACCCGGGCGGAATCTCCACCCCGCTCGCCACCCGCGCCTGCAGTTCCTCGACGAACCCGCCCAGGTCGCGGCCGCGGACGTTCGCGACCACCACCACCCGGCGCTTGCCGTTCTCGCGGTTGATCTGGCTGGGGCCCTCGACGATGTCGATTGCCGCCACCTCGCGCAGCGGCACGGTGCGCGGCGCGCCCACCCCGCCGACCGCAGGGTGGCCGGCCTCGTCGGCGCTGAAATCGGCCGGCAACGGGATCGGCAGGTCGGCCAGCGCCACCGGATCCTGCCGCAGCCGCTGCGGCAGCCGGACCACGATGTCGAAGCGGCGATCGCCCTCGTACAGCTGGCTGGCGACCTCGCCGCCCACCGCCGTGGCGACGGTCCGCTGGACGACGCCCGGATTCAGTCCGTAGCGGGCCAGCGCCACCCGGTCGGGCGTCACCGTCAGCAGCGGCAGGCCCGTGGTCTGTTCCAGCTTCACGTCGGCGGCACCGGCGATCGACCGGGCCACGTCGGCGACCTGTCCGCCCACGGCGACCAGCGTGTCGAGGTCGTCGCCGAAGACCTTGATCGCGACTTCCGCGCGCACGCCCGAGATCAGCTCGTTCATCCGCATCTGGATCGGCTGGGTGAACTCGTAGTTGTTGCCGGGCAATCCGCCCACCGCGGTCTCGATCTCCGCGATCAGCTGCGCGCGCGGCTTGCGCGGATCGGGCCAGTCGTCCCGCGGCTTCATGATCAGGAAGGTATCCGCCACCGACGGCGGCATCGGGTCGGAGGCCACTTCCGCGGTGCCGATCTTGCTGTAGACGCGTTCGACTTCCGGGAAACGGGAAATCCGCTCCTCGAGGGCGATCTGCATGCGCACCGACTGGTCCATCCCCGTCCCGGGGATGCGCAGCGCATGCAGGGCGATGTCGCCTTCGTCCAGGTCCGGGATGAACTCGGTGCCCAGGCGGGTGGCCAGCAGGCCGCAGGCCACCACCAGCGCCACCGCGCTTCCGAGCACGATGCCGCGATGGCGCAACGACCAGGCGAGTGCCGGCGCATAGCGGCGCTTGGTCCAGCGCATCAGCCGGTTCTCCTTCTCCTCGACGCGGCCGCCCAGGAACACCGCGACCGCGGCGGGAACGAAGGTCAGCGACAGCACCATGGCTCCGCTCAGCGCCAGCACCACGGTGATCGCCATCGGGTGGAACATCTTTCCCTCGATCCCGGTGAGCGCGAAGACCGGGAGGTAGACCGCAGTGATGATGCCCAGCCCGAACAGGCTCGGCCGGATCACCTCGGCGGTGGCGGATGCCGCCACGTCGTGGCGCTCCGCGTCGGTCATGGTCCGGCCCAGCGCGCGTTGCATCTCGCCGAAGCGGCGCAGGCAGTTCTCGATGATGATCACCGCCCCATCGACGATCAGGCCGAAATCCAGCGCGCCCAGGCTCATCAGGTTGCCCGACACGCCGGCGCGCACCATCCCGGACATGGTGAACAGCATCGCCAGCGGAATCACCGCCGCGGTGATCAGTGCCGCCCGGAAGTTGCCCAGCAACACGAACAGCACCACGACCACCAGCAGCGCGCCTTCGAGCAGGTTCCTGGAGACGGTGGCGATGGTGCGGTCGACGAGCGCGGTGCGGTCGTACACCGCGCTGGCGGTCACGCCCGGCGGCAGGCTGGCGGCGGCCTGCTCCAGACGGGCGGCCGCGGCCTGCGCCACGTCGCGGCTGTTGGAACCGACCAGCATCATCACCGTGCCCAGCACCACCTCGCGCCCGTTCTGGGTGGCGGCACCGCTGCGTAGCTCCGGCCCTTCGCCGACGCTGGCGACATCGCCCACGCGGATCGGCACGCCGCCGCGCCGGTCGAGCACGATCGCGCGGATCTCGTCCAGCCCGGACACCTGGCCCGGCACCCGCACCAACAGCTGCTGCCCGTTGCGCTCGATGTAGCCGGCGCCGACGTTCTCGTTGTTGGCGGCGACCGCAGCCACCACGTCGCCCAGGGTCAGGCCGAGCGCCACCAGCCTGGCCGGGTCCGGGGTGATGTGGATCTGCCGCTCGAACCCGCCGATGGTATTGACCTCGGTCACCCCCGGCGTGTCGCGAAGCTGCGGGCGGATCACCCAGTCCTGCAGGGTGCGCAGGTCGGTGGCGGTCCATGGCGTGCCGTCGTCCTTGCGTGCCGCCGGATCGGCTTCGACCGTGTACATGAAGATCTCGCCCAGGCCGGTGGCGATCGGCCCCATCGCGGGCTCGATGCCTGCGGGCAGCCGCGCGCCCACCTGCTGCAGCCGCTCGCCCACCAGCTGGCGGGCGAAGTAGAGGTCGGTGCCATCCTCGAACACCACGGTGACCTGCGACAGCCCGTAACGCGAGATCGAACGGGTGTAGTCGAGCCCCGGAAGGCCGGCGAGCGCGGTCTCGACCGGAAACGTCACCCGCTGCTCGGCCTCCTGCGGCGAGTAGCGCGGGGCTTCGGCGTTGATCTGCACCTGGACGTTGGTGATGTCGGGCGTGGCGTCGATCGGGAGCCGGGTGAAGCTCCAGATCCCCACGCCCACCAGCACCAGCGTCGAGGCCAGCATCCACCACCGCTGCGCGATGGCGAAGCGGATGATCGCTTCGAGTGCGCCGCGCCTGTCAGTGGTCATGCGAGGCCCCCGATTTCTCGATGTCGGCCTTCACCAGGTAACTCTGCTCGACCACGACCATCGCGCCGGCGTCCAGGCCCGACAGCACCTGCACCCGTTCGCCGTCGCGCTTGCCCAGTTCCAGCGGCCGGACCTCGTAGGTGTCGCCGACCCGCACGAACACCACGTCCCAGTCGCGGAACCGCTGCACGGCGGCCAGTGGCACCATCCGCTCGACCGGCTCGAGGTCCACCGTGATGCGCGCCGTCACCGCGCTGCCGGGCCGCCACGATCCATCGTCGTTGTCGAGGGTGGCGCGGGCCACGGTGCTCTGGCTGGCGGTCGCGGTGCCGGGCAGCACACGCTCCAGCGTCGTGGTGACGGTGGCGCCGTCGCTGAGCCGGGTGACCGCGACCGGCACCCCCGGCCGGATGTGCTGCGCGTCGGCGCCGAAGATGTGCAGGTCGACCCAGAGCGTCGACAGGTCCGCGATCTCGAACAGCCCCATGCCCTCCGTCGCCATGCCGCCGACGGTGCCGTTGCGCTGCGTGACCACCCCCGCGATCGGGCTGGCGACGGTGTACGTGCTCAGGCTGAGGTTGCTCTCGATCGTGGCCAGCGGCTCCCCGGCGCGCACCGCATCGCCCACGCTCGCCCGCAGGCTGCGGATCGGGCCGGGGAATCGCGCGGTCGCGCTGGCGACGCGGCCTTCGACCGGGGTCAGCAGCCCCTGGACTTCATGCTCGTCGGCGATGGTGCCCGGCCCGGCCGGCGCCACCCGGATGCCGGAGGCCTTCGCCACGTCCGCGGCGATCGTGGTGCGGCCTTCGTAGCTCGGGTAGCTCCAGCGCAGAGCCTCGCCGTCGATGTTGGCCCGCACCTCCACGTCGAACGAGTGCGGCTCGCCCACCACCGACGCGGCCATCAGGCTGCCGTCGGCCTGCGGTTCGAGCCGGTGGCGCTCGCGCACGCCTCCGAGGCGTTCGAGCTCGACCTGCATGCTGCCCGCGGTGGCCGGCAAGGGCTCGCCATCGCGATACAGCCAGGCCTTGTACTTCGGCGGGGCGCCGTCCTCGGCGATCGCCAGTTCCACCGCGAACCCGTCCTGCTCCAGCAGGCGTCCGCCGTGTTCCCCCGCCCGGGCGTGTTCGTCCGATGTGTGCGCCTCCTCGTCCGCATGGCCGTGGCCATCGCCGTCGCGGTGGCCGTCGCCGCATGCCGACAGGAACAGGGACAGCACAAGCATCCATCCAGCCAGCCGCGGCCGCGGTGCGGAAGCAGGGGTCATGGCGTGGCTCCTTGCGTCGACGGCGCCGGGCCGGCGAGGAACGCCTGGCCGGTCAGTCGCTGGATCTCGATGAGGGCGCGCTGCGCGTTGAGGGCCGCGTCGAGCTGCCGGCGCAGCGCCGCGGTGTGTTCGGCCTGCAGCGAGGCCCATTCCAGGTAGCTCGCCGCGCCGGCGCGGTAGGCCGTGGCCGCCGACGCCTGCGCGCGCGCGAGTCGCGGCAGGACGTCATCGCCGATGCGCGACACCTCCAGCTGCGCGACCCGGTAACGACCGTGCGCTTCGGCAAGCGTGGCGTACAGCGACAGCCCGGCGGCTTCGCGCTCGATCCCCAGCGCGGCCAGCTCGGCGCGCGCGGCGCGGATGCCCGGTTGCGCGCGTGCGGATGCGCCCAGCGGAACCGACACGCCCGCGACCAGGCCGAAGTCGTCGCTGGCCTGCAGGCGCCGCACGCCGAGCTGCCACTCGACATCCGCGCTGGCCTCGGCCTGCGCCAGCTGCATCCGTGCTTCGCCGATGCGCCGTGCATCGGCGAAACGCGCCAGTTCCGGCGTGCGCTCGAGCCATTGCGCGAGCTCCGCGAACTCCGCCACGTCGTCCAGGCGCAGGACATCGACGTCCGCGACGTCGAACGCGGGCGCCTGCTCGCCCCACATCGCCGCCAGGTGCTGGCGCGCGGCCAGCGCCTGCTGCTCCGCGCGCGCCTGGTCCAGCTCCGCGCCGGCCAGCGCCGCCTGCGCGGTGAGCACCACCGATTCCGGGGAAGCGCCGGCGCGGTGTCGCTGCCGGGCCGCATCGACCGTGCGCCGGCGCTGCGCGATGTCGATGCGGGCGATGCCGGCCTGCTGCCGCGCCACGACGACGGCCAGGTAGCGGCGCGCCACTTCGGCCAGCAGGTCCAGGCGGCGGGTTTCCCGCTCGATCGCCAGCGCATCGATCCGGCCCTGCGCCAGGATGCGCCGCGCGTCCAGCTTGCCGCCGCGCTCGAGCACGGAAGCCAGGCTCAGGGTGAGTTCGGCGTGGTCCACGCCGCTGGCGGCGCCGCTGCCGAAGGCGTTCTCGAGGGTGGCGCCGGCCACGTACGCCGGCCTCGCGGACGCGCGCTCGAGTTCGGCGTCCAGCGCCTCGCGCCGCGGACCGAACAGGCGAAGTTCGGGATGGGTGTCGGCGACGCGCGCGAACGCGTCGTCCAGGGTCAGGGGCTCGGCGGCCAACGCCGGCCAGGTCGCGGCGCAGGCCGCGACGCACACGGCCACGGCCGTGGATCGCAATCGCATGGGAGTGCTCCGATGAAGCGGACAGGACGGGAAGCTGGCCGTCTGGCCAGTCGGGCCTTACGCCTGGATCGGAGGTCGGAACGGGGGGCGCAGTTGCGGCGGCAGCGCGGGCGAGGCCATGGCCGTCAGCGGCCGCGCCCCGGACGCGGGCGACCAGTCAGCCCCCATGCGCGGCGGATCGAGGCCGGCGGCATGGCCGCAGCAGTGGGCGAAGTGGAGCAGGACATGCAGCGTGTCGGCGGGCGCGTCGCCCGCGGCTGCGGCTGCGTCGTCCTGGCCGGATGCGTGTTCGACATGGAGGGTGGACTGGTCGGCATGCGCGACCACGTCGTGCAGTTCGCCCACGGCCGCCAGGCCGCCCTGCACCGTCATGCACAGCGCGAGCAGCCCCAGCAGGGCTGCGCGGAGCGCACGGGCACGGACATGGCGGAGACGAGGGAAACGACCGGACATCGGCGCACCCTAGCGAACGCCGCGGCGGGTACACAATTTCATTGCCTCGAGCGCGTGCTCGCGGGCGCACGCACCTGCCGTCAGGATCCGCTCAGGGGCCGCACTGCCAGCGCCCGTCGAACGTGCGGCTGGCGCCATCGGCGCGCTGGTAGGTGAGCGTGGCCGGGCGCGGTGGCGATTCGCCACCGCCGGTCGCCGGGCCGGTCACGGCGATGACGATGGTCTTGCCCTGCCCGGTGAAGGTGGGATTCTCGAGGATGCCGTCGAAGCCGCCGGGTGCGCGGATCACTTCCACGTAGCCCGCGACCTTGACGATGCCCTGCGCCGGTTCCCCCGAGGCGACCATGCCGCGGGCGAGCAGGATCGGCGCCGCATCGTCGGCGGAGAAGCTGCAGGCGAGTTCACCGGAGAGGTCGGCGTCGGCGAGGTCCTGTTCGGTCAGCGCGTCGAGCCGGATTTCGGAGCCGTCGCCGCCGATCGTTTCGTCGCCGGGTGCAGTCGCGCCCGGTCCCTCCACAACCTCGACGGGCGCGGGCGCCGTGGTAGCCGGCGCCGTATCGCGCGACGCGTCCTGCGCCGGTTCCGGTGCCGGCGAACACGCCGCCAGCAGCGCGACCGTCAGCAAGGCGAGCGGAGCCGACGCAGGCGCGCGGTGCGAATGGGAACGAACGGAACTCCTGGAAAGCAGCATCGGGTGTCCTCGTGATGTCTTCGAAATGGCCGGGGGCGCCTTGCAACCCTGCGCCTCTGTCGACGACATGGTGGCGACGCGGGCCTTCGATCGAGGTGAAGACGGTTTGCGGCGCGGAGCTGCATCGATATGCGCGGCACGCAAGCAGACGCACCCCACGCGCCGCACGATCCGGCTTGCGCGCAACTGGATTGCGCTCGCGCGCAAGACAGCGCGGCTTGCGCGCGGGCAAGGACTAGTCGCGCGCCGCCGGATTCCGCTTGCGCGCCAGCAGATTGCACCCGCGCGTGGCTCTCCTTCACTCCGGGCGCAAACAGATTCCGTTTGCGCGCAACCGGGTCTTGCTTGCGTTCCACCGGATCCCACTTGCGCGCGAGCGAACTGCGTCCGCGCGTGACACTCGCCACTGCGGGCGCGAGCGGATTCCGCTTGCGCGTCGCCGGACTTGCTTTGCGCGCGACCGGAATCCGCTTGCGCGCAAGCCGCGACGGCCGGCGACCGGGGAAAAAGCGCTTGCGGTCGGGTCAGGCCCGCCCGGCGGTGAACCGCGGCCGCCCGCGCGACGCGGTGCGCGCGCTCACAGCCGCGCCGCCTGCACGTGCATCCAGTCGCGGCCGATGGCGCGGCCGAGCGAGATCCAGCCGTGCGCCTCCCAGATGTCGAAGAACTTTCTGTACTCGCGCCCGCAGAACAACGCCTGCGGACAGCGCGTGGTCAGGCCGTTCGGCCCGGCGAAGAAATCCCAGGCGCAGCCGTAGGCATGCATCGACCACGCCGAACCACCGCGCATGCGGCGCGGGTTGTAGGTGCCCGCGTTGCGGTCCAGTCCCAGGCGCCGCAGCTCGTCCAGGCCGTACTTGCGCAGGATTTCCTTCATCGCCGCGAGGGCACTCTCGGCGCAGCGCGCGTGCAGTTGCACCCGCGTCACCCGCCGGGACAGGTTCCAGTCCAGGCGCATCGGGAACGGCAGGTCGACCATCACCAGTTGCCGCTCCACCGCCGGCCCCGGCGCGCCGTAGTACCCGTTGCATCCGGACTGCTTCGGGAAGCCGCTGTCGACGGCCGGCCCTGTACGCGTGGTGTCCAGCACCAGGTCGCGGCCGTAGGCCTGGCGATGGTTCCACTGCAGCAGCGCGCCGGTGGTCTGGTTGCCGGCGTAGCCATCGATGACGCCGGGGTCGCAGCCGGCGTGCCTGAGCGCCAGCTGCGCGGCGCCGGCCGAGCGGCGCCTGGCCGACCACCTCGCGGGATCGGAGGTGCATTCGGCCGCATGCGCGGTCAGGATCGCATCGATGGCGGCAAGGCTTTTGGGGCCGATCTCGCCATCGATGGCGCCGGTGTAGTGGCCGGCGGCGGCGAGCAGGCGTTGCAGGTCGGTCGGCGTCATGATCGCGACTCCGGTAGGCCCCTGTGCCAGAAGCAACGCGGCGGCGGTGCCCGGGCGGACAACGGACCCCGAGCCACTTGGCGATGCCCTCCCCCGATCAGGCCCGGAACGGTTGCCGACCCCATGCTTCGCGCGTCGGATCGCAGTCGGCGCGCGCGTGCGTTTCCGGCACGCATCGCACGGGCCCAACGCGCCGGCCCGCCGCGTAGTCGCCGTGCCGGTCGCGGCCGCCGCAGCGGTTACGATGGCGCCCCCCGTCGACACCCCCCGCCCGTGCCGCACGCCACCGGACCCCTGCTGACCCGCGACGTCGCCGACGCGCTGTGCGCCGCGCGCGATGCCGGGGCCGGCATCTGGTCCGGTTCGCTGGACCTGGGGCGGACCACCACGCAGGCGACCCTCGCGCCGACGCACTGGCGCTGGCAGGACCGCGACTTCCCCTACCCCGAACGCCTCAAGGACCGCAGCATCCACTACTGGGATGGCGCAGCGTTCGTTCCCGCCTCGCGCTATGGCCGGGCGCTCTACAAGCTGGTGCCCACCTCCTGGGGCCCGCCGACCTTCGAGATCGACGGCATCAAGATGCTGCCGACCGCGAAGGTCTCGCCGTACGAGGACGCGCGCGGCAAGGTGGCGCTGGTCGCACCGCGCGGGCTTCGCGTGCTCGACACCTGCGGCGGGCTCGGCTATTTCGCCGCGTGCTGCCTGGAGGCCGGCGCGGCGGAGATTCTTTCGTTCGAGAAGAGCGAAGACGTGCTGTGGCTGCGCACGCTCAACCCCTGGTCGCCCGATCCGGACGCGCCCGCGCACGGCGGACGGCTGCGCCTGCGCCATGGCGACGTGGTGCAGGAAATCGAACGCCTGCCCGACGCCGGCTTCGACGCAATCCTGCACGACCCGCCCCGCTTCGGCATCGCCGGCGAACTCTATTCGCAGGCCTTCTACGACCAGCTTGCGCGCGTGCTGCGCAGGGGCGGCAGGCTGTTCCACTACACCGGCATGCCCAACAGGCTCACCAGCGGGCGCGACGTGCCGCGCGAGGTGTCGCGGCGGCTGGAGAAGGCCGGGTTCCAGGCACGGCTGGCGCTGGACGGGGCGCTGGCGCAGCGGCGCTGAACGCGCGCCGGATGCATCGACACTCCCCCTAGCCGCCCGTGTCGAACAGCGCGACCCGGCTCGCGCCGACGCCACGGCCAGTGTGCAGACCACGAGGACTGCACCCGACCCCCAGTGAGTATCTCCCGGCAAAGCCGTGGGCTTTAAAGGGGTGAGCCCCTCAAAGGGGCAATCAAACCATGCCTCGCTTGAAAACGGCATGCACTTCCCTTCTCCCTCCGGGAGAAGGTGCCCGAAGGGCGGATGAGGGCACGGCGAAGACCGGACAACTGAACCATCGCGGCTTCGCCGTACCCTCACCCCAACCCCTCTCCCAGTGGGAGAGGGGCTTCAAAGCCGACCGCCGGAAAGGTCGAACCATCGCCAGTCCCCCGGCAAAGCCGGGGGTTTCCCCAGAACGAATGACCCGTCTTCCGGCTACCGTGCAAGCGTCGCCGGCAGCGGCCTGCGCAGCAGGTAGTAATCGACGAGGCGATTGGCGGCAGGCGGATCCACGTTCGCCAGTCCCACCACCACGAGGCCTTGCGCCGGATAGACGCGCAGGTCGCCATTCATGCCCGGCGCGCCGCCGCCATGACCGAACATGCGCACGCCGTCCTGTTCGCGCGACATGAATCCGTAGCCGTACCACGGGGTCTGGTTGCGCGTGGCCTCGGCCAGCAGCTCCGGCGACAGCAACGTGCCCGCCAGCAGGGCGCGCGCGAACTTCAGCAGGTCGCCGGCGGTGCTGTAGCCGCCGCCAGCGGCGGTACCGCGATACGGCAAGGTGTCGGCCGCATCGGTCCAGGCGCCGTCCTTGCGCATGTAGGCGGTCGCGCGGCCCGGCACGGCCACGTCCTCGGGCAGCGATCCGCTGCCCTGCATCCCGGCAGGGGCGAACACGTGCGCGTCGACGTAGTCGTAGTACGACTGTCCGCTGGCCCGTTCGATGATCGCGCCGAGCAGCAGGAAGCCATAGTTCGAATAGCGCTGCTCGGCACCCGGCGGATGCGTTGGCGC contains:
- a CDS encoding TolC family protein → MRLRSTAVAVCVAACAATWPALAAEPLTLDDAFARVADTHPELRLFGPRREALDAELERASARPAYVAGATLENAFGSGAASGVDHAELTLSLASVLERGGKLDARRILAQGRIDALAIERETRRLDLLAEVARRYLAVVVARQQAGIARIDIAQRRRTVDAARQRHRAGASPESVVLTAQAALAGAELDQARAEQQALAARQHLAAMWGEQAPAFDVADVDVLRLDDVAEFAELAQWLERTPELARFADARRIGEARMQLAQAEASADVEWQLGVRRLQASDDFGLVAGVSVPLGASARAQPGIRAARAELAALGIEREAAGLSLYATLAEAHGRYRVAQLEVSRIGDDVLPRLARAQASAATAYRAGAASYLEWASLQAEHTAALRRQLDAALNAQRALIEIQRLTGQAFLAGPAPSTQGATP
- a CDS encoding TetR/AcrR family transcriptional regulator, whose amino-acid sequence is MASRPARPDAPTRLTDRKRAAIVDAAVAEFRAAGFEATSMDRVAARAGVSKRTVYNHFASKDALFLHIVDAMMASGGDEQATPYRADAPLREQLLDLVARKLRLLHQPDFADLARVAIVAGLHSPDLARQLVELLGQREHAMTAWVRAAAADGRLRTGDSAFAAMQLESLVKGVAFWPQVAMGQPPLTQAQQAAVAESAVEMFLARYG
- a CDS encoding MBL fold metallo-hydrolase, which gives rise to MTAPSPTRRRTRGRRLIALTLAFGVLAVSACSLSFVRTNQPLADYPASPQAADGRFSNPRPRPPDGLAFMARVLWDFTFNKPASTVPATPPVVLPLTRAALEAAPDRSLFRLGHSTLLIKLRGGFWITDPVFAERASPFAWMGPKRFHAPPIALDELPPLRGVLLSHDHYDHLDRDAVVALAAKTEVFLAPLGVGDRLVAWGVPEAKVRQFDWWQETELDGLRIVSTPAQHFSGRGLFDRDRTLWTSWVLLDPPTGEGDAGLRLFFSGDTGYFDGFAEIGRRFGPFDVTLMETGAYDRKWAFVHMLPEQTVQAHADLRGRVLLPIHNGTFDLAMHAWDDPFERVSRLAADQGLTLATPRMGERVDLAAPQPTTAWWRE
- a CDS encoding efflux RND transporter permease subunit; the encoded protein is MTTDRRGALEAIIRFAIAQRWWMLASTLVLVGVGIWSFTRLPIDATPDITNVQVQINAEAPRYSPQEAEQRVTFPVETALAGLPGLDYTRSISRYGLSQVTVVFEDGTDLYFARQLVGERLQQVGARLPAGIEPAMGPIATGLGEIFMYTVEADPAARKDDGTPWTATDLRTLQDWVIRPQLRDTPGVTEVNTIGGFERQIHITPDPARLVALGLTLGDVVAAVAANNENVGAGYIERNGQQLLVRVPGQVSGLDEIRAIVLDRRGGVPIRVGDVASVGEGPELRSGAATQNGREVVLGTVMMLVGSNSRDVAQAAAARLEQAAASLPPGVTASAVYDRTALVDRTIATVSRNLLEGALLVVVVLFVLLGNFRAALITAAVIPLAMLFTMSGMVRAGVSGNLMSLGALDFGLIVDGAVIIIENCLRRFGEMQRALGRTMTDAERHDVAASATAEVIRPSLFGLGIITAVYLPVFALTGIEGKMFHPMAITVVLALSGAMVLSLTFVPAAVAVFLGGRVEEKENRLMRWTKRRYAPALAWSLRHRGIVLGSAVALVVACGLLATRLGTEFIPDLDEGDIALHALRIPGTGMDQSVRMQIALEERISRFPEVERVYSKIGTAEVASDPMPPSVADTFLIMKPRDDWPDPRKPRAQLIAEIETAVGGLPGNNYEFTQPIQMRMNELISGVRAEVAIKVFGDDLDTLVAVGGQVADVARSIAGAADVKLEQTTGLPLLTVTPDRVALARYGLNPGVVQRTVATAVGGEVASQLYEGDRRFDIVVRLPQRLRQDPVALADLPIPLPADFSADEAGHPAVGGVGAPRTVPLREVAAIDIVEGPSQINRENGKRRVVVVANVRGRDLGGFVEELQARVASGVEIPPGYWVAYGGTFEQLISASRRLAVVVPVTLALIFGLLFMVFGSARDAAIVFSGVPLALTGGVLALALRGIPLSISAGVGFIALSGVAVLNGLVMISFIRRLREQGDRLEIAVVEGALTRLRPVLMTALVASLGFVPMAFNVGAGSEVQRPLATVVIGGILSSTLLTLLVLPVLYRWLHRDADSPRAREA
- a CDS encoding efflux RND transporter periplasmic adaptor subunit, which produces MLVLSLFLSACGDGHRDGDGHGHADEEAHTSDEHARAGEHGGRLLEQDGFAVELAIAEDGAPPKYKAWLYRDGEPLPATAGSMQVELERLGGVRERHRLEPQADGSLMAASVVGEPHSFDVEVRANIDGEALRWSYPSYEGRTTIAADVAKASGIRVAPAGPGTIADEHEVQGLLTPVEGRVASATARFPGPIRSLRASVGDAVRAGEPLATIESNLSLSTYTVASPIAGVVTQRNGTVGGMATEGMGLFEIADLSTLWVDLHIFGADAQHIRPGVPVAVTRLSDGATVTTTLERVLPGTATASQSTVARATLDNDDGSWRPGSAVTARITVDLEPVERMVPLAAVQRFRDWDVVFVRVGDTYEVRPLELGKRDGERVQVLSGLDAGAMVVVEQSYLVKADIEKSGASHDH